The proteins below are encoded in one region of Belonocnema kinseyi isolate 2016_QV_RU_SX_M_011 chromosome 3, B_treatae_v1, whole genome shotgun sequence:
- the LOC117169829 gene encoding L-xylulose reductase-like translates to MIVCVWWIGRDLALRLSEYKGTVIALSKTQKYLDTLKKQDLRIETVCVNLRNWEETKKAVESVLPIDLLVNNAGVAVLKPFLELTPEDYDLIFDVNVKAVMNISQVVAKDLIKRKVGGCIVNLSSQAAEAALWDHSVYCASKGALQMFTRTMALELGQHNIRVNSVNPTVVMTEMGKLGWDDPKKAHEMISKIPLGRFAEVAEVVDAVVFMLSDRSSMISGAALPVDGGFLAT, encoded by the exons ATGATTGTATGTGTATGGT GGATTGGCAGAGACTTGGCCCTCCGACTCTCTGAATATAAAGGAACCGTGATAGCTTTGTCGAAGACGCAAAAGTATTTGGATACCTTGAAGAAGCAGGACCTGAGAATTGAAACTGTATGTGTGAATCTGAGAAATTGGGAAGAAACCAAGAAGGCGGTAGAGAGTGTTCTTCCAATTGATCTGCTGGTTAACAATGCAGGGGTTGCTGTTCTGAAACCTTTTTTGGAGTTGACCCCAGAGGACTACGATCTCATTTTCGACGTGAATGTCAAGGCAGTGATGAATATCTCTCAGGTCGTAGCCAAAGATCTGATAAAGAGAAAAGTAGGCGGGTGTATTGTCAACTTGTCCTCCCAGGCAGCCGAAGCAGCCCTCTGGGATCATTCTGTTTATTGTGCCTCCAAAGGTGCTCTCCAAATGTTCACCAG AACAATGGCTCTTGAACTTGGACAGCATAATATTAGAGTGAACTCTGTAAATCCGACAGTTGTGATGACAGAAATGGGAAAACTTGGTTGGGATGATCCAAAAAAAGCTCATGAAATGATAAGTAAAATTCCTCTTGGTCGCTTTGCTG AAGTTGCCGAAGTAGTGGATGCTGTAGTATTTATGCTAAGCGACCGCAGTTCAATGATCAGCGGAGCTGCCTTGCCAGTCGATGGAGGATTCCTCGCCACGTAA